The sequence CGAACAGATACGTGGCCTTGCCCGGCGCGCGAAAGGCCACCGATAGCGGATTGGCGCAATTCGACATGCAGGCATGCTCCTGCACCTCGAAATCCATGCCCCGCGCCGCAATTTCAGCGCGCAGCGCCTTGGCAAAGCCCGGCCCGCTGCCGCATTCACATGTTGAACAAACCACGATCCGGTGCATGACGCTGTCCTTTCCAAACGCGGAGTAAGACAGCGCCGCCGCCCACGCAAGCCTGAGAAGGAACCTGCCCATGCCTGCCAAGATCCCTGCCACCGTCGTCACCGGCTTTCTGGGTGCCGGGAAAACCACCCTCATTCGTCACATGCTGGAAAACGCGGGCGGCAAGCGCATCGCGCTCATTATCAATGAATTCGGTGATCTGGGCGTCGATGGCGGCATCCTCAAGGGCTGCGGCATCGAAGGCTGCGCCGAGGATGACGTGATGGAGCTTTCCAACGGTTGTATCTGCTGCACCGTGGCCGAGGATTTCGTGCCCACCATGCAAAAGCTGCTGGACCGCCCCGATGCCCCCGATCACATCGTGATCGAAACCTCCGGCCTCGCCCTGCCGCAACCCTTGGTGCGCGCCTTCAACTGGCCCGAGATTTCCACCCGGGTGACTGTCGATGGTGTCGTCACCGTGGTCGATGGCAAGGCCGTGGCCGAGGGCCGCTTTGCCCATGACGTGGCCGCCGTCGATGCACAGCGGGCGCAAGACGAGAACCTCGATCACGACACGCCGCTTTCGGAACTCTTTGCCGATCAGGTCGCCTGCGCCGACATGATCGTCGTGAACAAATCCGATCTGCTGGCCGGCGACGAGGCCGAAACTCTGGTGGGGCGGCTCAAATCCGACAGCCGCGATGGCGTGCAGGTGGTCAAATCCATCATGGGCGCGTTGCCCGTCGATGTCCTTCTGGGGCAGGGCATGGGGGCCGAGGCCGATATGGAGGCCCGGCACGAGGTGCACCACCACCATCATCACGACCATGATCATGATGATGATCACGACCACCACCACGATCACGACCATGACGCTTTCGAAAGTTTCGTCGTTACCCGCCCCGAGATTGCCGACCCGGCGGGGTTCGCCGCCCAAGTGGCCGATGTGATCCGCGCGCATGACATCCTGCGCCTCAAGGGGTTTGCGGCTGTCTCGGGTAAACCCATGCGCCTGACGTTGCAGGCCGTCGGCCCCCGCGTCGACAGCTACTTCGACCGCCCCTTCGCGGGCGATGAGTCGCGCGAAACCCGTTTGGTGGTCATCGGTCAATCCGGCCTCGACCGCGCGGCGATCGCGGCGGCGCTCTCTGCCTGATGCTGATCGTCGAGGCCGCCAACCCCCGTGATCCCGGCCCCCGCGCGGTGTTGGAGGCCAGTCATGCCCTGATGCGCGCCCTCTTCCCGCCCGAGGATAACTATTTCCTTGATCTCGACGCGCTCTGCGGTGACAGCATCCGCTTTTTCGCCGCCCGTCAGGGGGAAAAGACCCTGGGCACGGGCGCACTGGCGATCATGGAGGGGTATGGCGAGGTGAAATCCATGTTCACCACGCCCGAGGCCCGCGGAAAAGGCGTAGCCGCCGCCCTCCTGCGCGCGATCGAGGATGAGGCACGCGCCCTGAGCCTTCCCGCCCTGCGCCTAGAGACTGCCGAAGCGCTTGATAGCGCCATGCGCCTTTATGCCCGCCACGGGTTCACGCGGCGTGGTATTTTCGGCGACTACCGTCCGAACCAGACCAGTGTTTTCATGGAAAAGCCCTTGGTCTAGACCCCGCCCATATGCTTTTTCTTGGCAAAAATACCCAATGGCGCGCCGCGCGCCCCAAGCACAAGGCCCGATCCTGATGCACCTCCTCGCCGCTACCCCCGGGGCCATCGACGATGGCAGCGACGCCGTCGATCTGGGCCAAACGCCGTCTGACGTGATTTTCATTTCGGCGGCCGATACCGAGCTGGCCGCGCTCAGCGCCGCGCGCTCCGAAATGGACGCGCCCCCGGGCCTGCGGCTGGCCAATCTCACGCACCTCAACCACCCCATGTCGGTGGACCTGCACCTAGACGATTGCGCCACGAAATCGCGGCTGGTGGTGGCGCGGGTCTTGGGCGGCATGGGCTACTGGAAATACGGGGCCGAACAATACGCGGCCCGGTGCCATGAGGCCGGTGTTCCGCTGGCCCTCCTGCCCGGAGACGACAAACCCGATGCCGAATTGCGCGCGCTTTCTACCGTCTCGGACGAAGATTACGACGCGCTTTGGGCCTATCTCGTCGAAGGCGGGCCTGAGAACGCCACGAACTTCCTCGCCTACACCCGCGCCATGCTGGAGGGCGGTGAGACGCCCATGGGGGCCAGCCCCCTCTTGCGCGCCGGTGTCTACTGGCCCGGCGCAGGCGTGGCCGACCTCTCGGCGGCGCAAGAGGCATGGACCGCCGGTCAACCCGTCGTCCCCCTCATCTTCTACCGCGCGCTGGTGCAGGGCGCGGGCCTCAACCCGATCAACCGTCTGGTCAAATCACTGCTGCGGCAGGGCCTCAACCCGCTGCCCATCTTCGTGGCCTCGCTCAAGGATCCGGTCTCGACCGCCACGCTTGAGCATCTCTTCACCGCCGCCCCGCCTTCGGTGATCCTCAACTGCACCTCCTTCGCCGTCGGCTCCCCCCACCAAGGCGAGGACAGCCCCGAAAATCCCCTCACCATGGCCGCCGCCCAAGCGGCCCCCATCTTTCAAGTGGTCCTCGCCGGGTCATCCGAGGAAGCATGGGCCGAGGGCCTCACCGGCCTCTCGGCCCGCGACATCGCCATGAACGTGGCCTTGCCCGAGGTCGATGGCCGCATCCTGTCGCGTGCCATCAGCTTCAAGGGCGAAGCCTTCTTCGACGAGGCCACCGAATGCCCCATCGCCACCTACCGCGCCCAAGGCGACCGGGTGGAGTTCGTCGCGCAACTCGCCGCCAACTGGGCCAAACTCCGCGCCACGCCGGAACCCAACCGCAAGGTGGCGCTGGTGCTGGCCAACTACCCCAACAAGGATGGCCGCCTTGCCAATGGCGTGGGTCTCGACACCCCCGCTGGCACGGTCCATGCCCTGACCCTGCTGCAAGAGGCGGGCTATGACATTCGCAATGCCCCGCAGGACAGCGACGCGCTGATGCAGGCGGTCATGGCCGGGCCGACCAATTGGCTCACC comes from Roseovarius bejariae and encodes:
- a CDS encoding DUF1636 family protein encodes the protein MHRIVVCSTCECGSGPGFAKALRAEIAARGMDFEVQEHACMSNCANPLSVAFRAPGKATYLFGGVEAEGDLADTLSFARIYAESPDGWIEDARPAGRLRFCLLGRVPA
- a CDS encoding GNAT family N-acetyltransferase, producing MLIVEAANPRDPGPRAVLEASHALMRALFPPEDNYFLDLDALCGDSIRFFAARQGEKTLGTGALAIMEGYGEVKSMFTTPEARGKGVAAALLRAIEDEARALSLPALRLETAEALDSAMRLYARHGFTRRGIFGDYRPNQTSVFMEKPLV
- the cobW gene encoding cobalamin biosynthesis protein CobW, giving the protein MPAKIPATVVTGFLGAGKTTLIRHMLENAGGKRIALIINEFGDLGVDGGILKGCGIEGCAEDDVMELSNGCICCTVAEDFVPTMQKLLDRPDAPDHIVIETSGLALPQPLVRAFNWPEISTRVTVDGVVTVVDGKAVAEGRFAHDVAAVDAQRAQDENLDHDTPLSELFADQVACADMIVVNKSDLLAGDEAETLVGRLKSDSRDGVQVVKSIMGALPVDVLLGQGMGAEADMEARHEVHHHHHHDHDHDDDHDHHHDHDHDAFESFVVTRPEIADPAGFAAQVADVIRAHDILRLKGFAAVSGKPMRLTLQAVGPRVDSYFDRPFAGDESRETRLVVIGQSGLDRAAIAAALSA